The Mercurialis annua linkage group LG7, ddMerAnnu1.2, whole genome shotgun sequence genome includes the window ACTTCAAGCTCTGCATCGCACAATACAGGAATTGCAGCTTCATTATGGCATGGATTGGAGCAGTGGTCGTCCGGAACCATAGAGGATCGTTCATTAGCTCAGCTACAAATCGCTATTTGAATCTACTCTCTCCTACAATCATTGAGGCTATGGCGCTGAGAGATGCGATCAATATGGCAAGGCGGCTTCATCTACGTGAAGTCATCTTAAAAAGAGGTACCAAGGTTATTATTGACACAATGACAAAGAATTCTAAGATGGATTACAATTGTGATGTTATAGTTCAAGATTGTAAGGTGTTATCGGAAAATATTATGCCACACTCTTTTCATTTTGTTAAAAGAGCGAACAACTATGTGGCACATTCGTTGGCCAAAAAACCCTTAAAGATCATAGCATTTTTATTGATGGGGTTAGACTCGAGACTGTTGTAGTCGTTTTTTTCTACTATTAATGATACTACATCATTATggcaaaaaaaaagttgaagacTTCGTGCCCTACTTAATTGAGTGTAGAATTAAAATTTGGTACCTAACACACCtaatctatttaattatttcatcATTGTCCGAATCAACTTTAGCTTTCTCTCTATATCTTCCATAGCACCACAAGCGAAACCCACATGTCATCAGTTGTCTTCTCCGGCCAACTTTCATTATGGTACAATCAGAATCTCACTTCCTTCTTGTAACCTTTCCTAGCCAAGGACATATCAACCCATCTCTCCAATTTGCTAAGCGTTTAATTCGCATCGGCGCTCGTGTCACTCTCCTTACTTGTGTCTCCGCTACCCGTCGCATGACCACCGCTTCTTTCCCGGAAAGTTTGACATTAGCTACGTTTTCCGACGGGTATGATGACGGCATTAAGCTTGGAGACGACCTCACGATGCACTTGTCGGAGCTCAAGCGCCGTGGATCAGAGACAGTAAATGAACTGATCATTTCTAGGGCTAAAGAAGGACAGCCGTTCACTTGCTTGGTACACACGTTATTACTTTCTTGGGCAGCTGAGGTGGCGCGTGCACATCACCTTCCGTGGAGACTTCTATGGATTCAACCTGCTACTGTTCTTGCAATCTTTTACTATTATTTCAATGGATTTGGAGATGAGTTTGGTAAGTGTAGTGATCCTGATTATGAAGTTCAATTGCCAGGTGGCTTTATTCCATTGGTCAGCCGTGACATTCCCTCATTTTTACTTCCCTCTAATACTCAAACTGCATTTCTCTCGACATTTCAAGAACAGATTGAGTTTATAagtaaagaaaataatatcaaaatactaGTCAATACTTTTGATGCATTAGAATCTGAAGAATTAAAAGCTATAGACAAGTTCAATCTTGTCGGAATCGGGCCGTTACTTCCTTCTGCTTATCTCGACGGCAAAGATCCGTCCGACACTACATTCGGGGGCGATCTTTTCCGAAAATCCAAGGAGTACACGGAATGGCTCGACTCGAAATCGGAATCATCGGTCGTCTATATATCATTCGGAAGCTATTTCGTGTTATCCAAGAAACAAACCGAAGAGATCGGTACATCGTTACTGAGCAGTAACCGTGAGTTCTTCTGGGTGATAAGAGAAAACCCTAATGAGTTAATAAGTTGCAGAGAGGAGTTAGAAGAGAAAGGAATTATGATAGTGCCGTGGTGTAATCAAGTGGAGGTTCTGTCCCACCCGTCGGTCGGGTGTTTCGTGACGCATTGCGGGTGGAATTCGACGATGGAAGGGTTAGTTTGCGGAGTTCCGATGGTGGCGTTTCCGCAATGGTCCGATCAGGGAACGAACACGAAGCTGATTGAAGATGTCTGGAAGAGTGGAGTGAGAGGGGCGCGTAATGAAGAAGGGATAGTTGAGAGTGGAGAGATAAAGAGATGTTTGGAGTTGGTAATGGGAGATGATGAGAAAGgtgaagaaataagaaaaaatgcAGAGAAATGGAAATTGTTAGCAAGAGATGCAGTTAAGGAAGGGGGCTCTTCAGACATTAATCTTAAAGCTTTTGTGGATGAGGTTAATGGATTAATAGATGTTTGTAGTAATACCTAGGATTAAGGTTTATCGGCAGTATATTGGAGCTTGAATTGAATGCTAGTTCTATATTTTTTCAAGTTTAACCGGGTTATTGATTTTAGGAGTCATTGTACTTTTTCAAAGTTGCAAAATGGTCACCGAAcaattttttgttccaaaatggTCACTGTACTTTGTGATTAATAACTTCCGGCGATCACCAAATGAAATCCGGTGATTTTTGTCCTACGTGGCTTGCCGGAAGCTTACTCACACCTTCCTCTTTGTCATATCATTGTCgatatcacttttatttttctacatcatcatcttcttccctaattttttatacattttccGGAAAAAAAAAGGTGTGAGTTAGCTTCCGGCAAGCCACATAGGACAAAAGTCACCGGATTTCATTTAGTGATCGCCGGAAGTTACTAATAAAAAAGACAGTGAccattttggaacaaaaaattgTTCGGTGACAATTTTGCAACTTTGGGAAAGTACAGTGACTCCCAGAATCAATAATCCAGTTTAACCATTACATATATTCGATCAATGTTTAATTTATCcccctttttttttgaaaaagatgcaAAAATGATCCTCATATGTAACCTATGTCTTTTATTAGCACTTCATatatttcggatctcaaatatAATCCTAACGTCGTAAAAAATATCAGAAAAACATTAGAATTGGACAGCGTTACTTTATGTTGCTAACAggagagatttttaggtagatttagtccaccacgtcatctgtggattagcctatcatataatgacacgtcattaaaatgatggtaattttgtaaattcgtttattacttatttacacttttgaatagtaatattacaagattgccatcattttaatgacgtgtcattatgtgataggtttagtccacggatgacgtggtggactcagtctacctaagaatttctctgcTAACAGACGTGGCGTACAATAAAAATTGCACGTAATAGATGGCTTGAATAAAACGAATTCCGCCTAATTTGCAATTGATTTTTCTCTCTTTCCCAAACTGGAAATCTATCTACATATatcaaaaaatcataaataataaattacaacATTCTTTCTCTAATCTTTTCATATTTCAGTTGCTATCCAAGAATAAACCCTTCTCAATAATTCATCACATGCTTTTGCAGGTCATTGCTTTAGAGGTTAAAGAAATGTTAAAGATGCTTTTGAAAACAAGAAAAGTTAAGGAAGCTTTTGAAGTGGAGACTTTGGTGGGGATGAAGGTCATTGCTTTAGAGGTTGATAGAGATGATAAAAATCAAGCTAATGAAGAAGAGAAAGATGGAATAGGGGAAGAGTTGTCTCTGCTCTCTGATTTGTGGGATGTGCATCAAATTATACAAAGtgattatgatatttttttgtgAAAATTAGCAAGCTTATGAGTAGGGGTGGGAAAAAATCCCAGTGAAACCGATTaataaaaccgaaaaaccgaactaGAAAATATAGTTAATCGGTTCATTGGTTTAGGTTCAGattctaattttaattgtaaatttttatggttaatattttaaatttaggatTTGGAATTTTAAAACCCGTGGTTAATCGGTTCATTTGTttaggttttaattttaaa containing:
- the LOC126657812 gene encoding phloretin 4'-O-glucosyltransferase-like, which codes for MVQSESHFLLVTFPSQGHINPSLQFAKRLIRIGARVTLLTCVSATRRMTTASFPESLTLATFSDGYDDGIKLGDDLTMHLSELKRRGSETVNELIISRAKEGQPFTCLVHTLLLSWAAEVARAHHLPWRLLWIQPATVLAIFYYYFNGFGDEFGKCSDPDYEVQLPGGFIPLVSRDIPSFLLPSNTQTAFLSTFQEQIEFISKENNIKILVNTFDALESEELKAIDKFNLVGIGPLLPSAYLDGKDPSDTTFGGDLFRKSKEYTEWLDSKSESSVVYISFGSYFVLSKKQTEEIGTSLLSSNREFFWVIRENPNELISCREELEEKGIMIVPWCNQVEVLSHPSVGCFVTHCGWNSTMEGLVCGVPMVAFPQWSDQGTNTKLIEDVWKSGVRGARNEEGIVESGEIKRCLELVMGDDEKGEEIRKNAEKWKLLARDAVKEGGSSDINLKAFVDEVNGLIDVCSNT